A window of the Fibrobacter sp. UWT2 genome harbors these coding sequences:
- the pgk gene encoding phosphoglycerate kinase: MAKLSIEDLELAGKRVFIRVDFNVPQDKVTGEITNTKRIEAALPTIQYALDKGAAVVLASHLGRPNGEKNMKYTLAPVAKKLEELIKKPVKFLPDCVGPEVEAACAAIKPGEIILLENLRFHIEEEGKRKIKNADGTETKEKADKEAVKAFRASLTKLADVYVNDAFGTAHRDHSSMTGVELPQRAAGFLMNKELKAFDQVLNNPPRPFLAILGGAKVADKIQLINNLLDKADKIIIGGGMAFTFKKVLNNIEIGSSLFDEEGAKLVPDLMAKAKAAGKEIILPVDYIAADKFAADAATKAVSDAEGIPAGWMGLDVGAESTKLFVNAIKSAKTIVWNGPAGVFEFEAFEKATKAMADAIVEATAAGAITVIGGGDTATAAKKYGADKKVTHTSTGGGASLELLEGKVLPGVAVLTDK; this comes from the coding sequence ATGGCAAAGCTTTCTATTGAAGATCTCGAACTCGCCGGCAAGCGCGTGTTCATCCGTGTTGACTTCAACGTTCCGCAGGACAAGGTGACTGGCGAAATCACCAACACCAAGCGTATCGAAGCCGCTCTCCCGACCATCCAGTACGCTCTCGACAAGGGTGCAGCCGTCGTGCTCGCTTCCCACCTCGGCCGTCCGAATGGCGAAAAGAACATGAAGTACACGCTCGCTCCGGTTGCTAAGAAGCTCGAAGAACTCATCAAGAAGCCGGTGAAGTTCCTCCCGGATTGCGTTGGTCCGGAAGTTGAAGCTGCCTGCGCCGCTATCAAGCCGGGTGAAATCATCCTCCTCGAAAACCTCCGCTTCCACATCGAAGAAGAAGGCAAGCGCAAGATCAAGAACGCCGATGGCACCGAAACTAAGGAAAAGGCCGACAAGGAAGCCGTCAAGGCCTTCCGCGCAAGCCTCACCAAGCTCGCTGACGTTTATGTGAACGACGCTTTCGGTACAGCTCACCGCGACCACTCTTCCATGACTGGTGTTGAACTGCCGCAGCGCGCTGCCGGTTTCCTCATGAACAAGGAACTCAAGGCATTCGACCAGGTGCTCAACAATCCTCCGCGTCCGTTCCTCGCCATCCTCGGCGGTGCCAAGGTCGCTGACAAGATCCAGCTCATCAACAACCTCCTCGACAAGGCCGACAAGATCATCATCGGCGGTGGCATGGCTTTCACCTTCAAGAAGGTTCTGAACAACATCGAAATCGGTTCTTCTCTGTTTGACGAAGAAGGTGCCAAGCTCGTTCCGGATCTGATGGCCAAGGCCAAGGCTGCTGGCAAGGAAATCATCCTCCCGGTTGACTACATCGCTGCTGACAAGTTTGCTGCCGACGCTGCTACCAAGGCTGTCTCTGACGCCGAAGGCATTCCGGCTGGCTGGATGGGCCTCGATGTGGGCGCTGAATCCACCAAGCTCTTCGTGAACGCTATCAAGTCTGCAAAGACCATCGTTTGGAACGGTCCTGCTGGCGTGTTCGAATTCGAAGCCTTCGAAAAGGCTACCAAGGCTATGGCTGACGCTATCGTCGAAGCTACCGCTGCTGGCGCAATCACCGTGATCGGTGGTGGCGATACCGCTACGGCTGCCAAGAAGTACGGCGCCGACAAGAAGGTGACCCACACCTCTACGGGTGGTGGCGCTTCCCTCGAACTCCTGGAAGGCAAGGTTCTTCCGGGCGTTGCCGTTCTCACGGACAAGTAA